In Clostridium sp. SY8519, one genomic interval encodes:
- a CDS encoding metallophosphoesterase — MKKRIKRLSVLLCSAVLASASGVTIIPMTAQAATEHFNDASKDSTAWSNYKSNWADISSNYENVSLTPGATQSSLNFAWYSKTAETPQIRLSESKDMTNPAEFSGTQTKIDATQSDLNGLDGYYSNKVTVTGLKENTGYYYQVYKNGAWSDPVSYHTRNSSDFSVLYVGDPQIGASTKQTDSENTQLSNKYDTKDNLAARNDSYNWNKVLKQAVSANPDASFLISAGDQVNASTHETEYAGYLSASALKSLPVATTIGNHDSTSSRYSLHFNNPNTFSDSDDSYTAGRTAAGTDYYYRYGNTLFITLDTNNYNCATHENVIKKAISENKDAKWKVVTIHQDIYGSGLDHSASDGIILRTQLTPLFDKYGIDVVLQGHDHTYSRTYQLQSDGSSHTAYDRSSYGSADKTAFQNDNLCYSIKSGQRSGTVVNPKGTVYMEANSGTGSKFYNLIPTQQDYISERSQTWTPSYSVINITDDSFSIRTYDATTGAALENSTAYTIKKTDDSKENTSDSGKKETKNLQRAGIQSLRLSKSSYTYNGKSHTPKVQIKAEDGSWLKEGRDFTVSRSSSKSIGTHSVTVRFIGDYKVAKKETLNFKVLPAKTSLSLKASKRSLKATAKKTAGGVRYQFAYRKSGSKTWKTISAKGTKVSIKKLSAKKKYSVRVRTYKKTGGKTYFSTWSASKTARTR; from the coding sequence ATGAAAAAGAGAATCAAACGACTTTCTGTTCTTCTTTGCTCTGCCGTACTTGCATCCGCATCCGGGGTCACAATAATCCCGATGACAGCTCAGGCAGCAACAGAACATTTTAATGACGCATCCAAAGACAGCACAGCCTGGAGCAATTATAAATCCAACTGGGCGGACATTTCTTCCAATTATGAAAATGTGTCCCTGACCCCCGGCGCGACGCAGAGCAGCCTGAATTTTGCCTGGTATTCCAAAACTGCGGAAACTCCGCAGATCCGTCTGTCGGAATCCAAAGATATGACGAATCCCGCAGAATTTTCCGGTACGCAGACAAAAATCGATGCTACCCAAAGTGATCTGAACGGACTGGACGGTTACTACTCCAACAAAGTCACCGTCACCGGACTGAAGGAAAACACCGGTTACTACTATCAGGTATATAAAAATGGGGCCTGGAGCGATCCGGTTTCCTACCATACCAGAAATTCTTCCGATTTTTCTGTCCTGTATGTGGGCGATCCGCAGATCGGCGCCAGCACCAAGCAAACGGATTCGGAAAATACCCAGCTCTCAAACAAATATGATACTAAGGACAATCTGGCCGCCCGCAACGATTCCTACAACTGGAACAAGGTGCTCAAGCAGGCCGTATCCGCCAATCCTGACGCCAGCTTTCTGATTTCTGCCGGTGATCAGGTCAACGCTTCCACCCACGAAACAGAATATGCCGGATACCTGAGCGCCTCCGCATTAAAGAGTCTTCCGGTGGCAACGACCATCGGAAACCACGACTCCACCAGCAGCCGTTACAGCCTGCATTTCAACAACCCCAATACCTTCTCGGATTCCGATGATTCCTATACCGCAGGGCGCACGGCAGCAGGTACCGACTATTACTACCGCTACGGCAATACGCTGTTTATCACCCTGGATACCAACAACTATAACTGCGCGACACACGAAAATGTCATCAAAAAGGCCATCAGTGAAAACAAGGATGCCAAATGGAAAGTGGTAACGATCCACCAGGATATCTATGGTTCCGGCCTGGATCATTCTGCAAGCGACGGAATCATTCTTCGTACCCAGCTGACCCCTCTGTTTGACAAATACGGAATTGATGTGGTACTGCAGGGACACGACCACACCTACTCCCGTACCTATCAGCTGCAGAGCGACGGTTCTTCCCACACTGCCTATGACAGATCCTCTTACGGAAGCGCAGACAAAACCGCTTTCCAGAATGACAACCTGTGCTACTCCATCAAGAGCGGTCAGCGAAGCGGCACCGTGGTCAATCCCAAGGGCACCGTATATATGGAGGCCAACTCCGGTACCGGATCCAAATTCTACAATCTGATCCCGACGCAGCAGGATTACATTTCCGAACGGAGCCAGACCTGGACACCCAGCTATTCTGTAATTAATATCACAGATGACTCCTTCTCCATCCGGACTTACGATGCAACCACCGGTGCCGCACTGGAGAATTCCACTGCTTATACCATCAAAAAGACAGATGACTCGAAAGAAAATACCTCGGACAGCGGCAAAAAAGAAACGAAAAACCTGCAGCGTGCCGGTATCCAGTCTCTTCGTCTGAGCAAATCCAGCTATACCTACAACGGAAAGAGCCATACGCCGAAGGTACAGATCAAGGCAGAGGACGGCAGCTGGTTAAAAGAAGGCAGGGACTTTACCGTTTCCCGTTCTTCTTCCAAATCCATCGGAACCCACAGTGTCACTGTCAGATTCATCGGTGATTACAAGGTGGCAAAGAAGGAGACTCTGAACTTTAAAGTACTTCCCGCAAAGACTTCTCTTTCCCTGAAAGCATCCAAACGCAGTCTGAAAGCAACAGCCAAAAAGACCGCCGGCGGTGTCCGCTATCAGTTTGCTTACCGGAAATCCGGATCCAAAACATGGAAGACCATAAGCGCGAAAGGCACAAAAGTTTCCATCAAAAAGCTTTCCGCCAAAAAGAAATACTCGGTACGGGTACGCACCTATAAGAAAACCGGCGGAAAAACCTACTTCAGCACCTGGAGCGCTTCCAAAACCGCCCGCACCCGCTGA
- a CDS encoding IS256 family transposase has protein sequence MANKKRNVYKPKPMTENKRNIIQGLFEEYDIETADDIQDALKDLLSGTIQEMLEAEMDNHLGYEKYERSSEPNDRNGTKSKGVRSKYGEFEVDVPQDRQSTFSPKVLPKRKKDISSIDEKIISMYAKGMSTRQISDTIEDIYGFEVSEGMVSDITDKLLPKIEEWQNRPLSAVYPIVFIDAVHFSVRDDGVIRKLAAYVVLGINDEGKKEILTIVIGENESSKYWLSVLNSLKNRGIQDILILCSDGLTGIKDAISTAFPKTEQQRCVVHMVRNTLKYVANKDMKAFAKDLKTIYTAADEKAALEQVDRVTEKWSGQYPHAMNRWHENWDAISPIFKFSKDVRTAFYTTNAIESLNSSFRRLNRQRSVFPSSQALLKALYLSSFEICKKWTMPIRNWGRVRGELSIMYPERMPE, from the coding sequence ATGGCAAACAAAAAGCGAAATGTCTACAAACCGAAACCCATGACAGAAAACAAAAGAAATATCATCCAGGGACTGTTTGAAGAGTACGATATCGAAACAGCGGATGATATTCAGGACGCCCTGAAAGATCTGCTGTCCGGAACGATCCAGGAAATGCTGGAAGCTGAAATGGACAACCACCTTGGCTACGAAAAGTATGAGCGTTCTTCCGAACCAAATGATCGAAACGGAACAAAGTCCAAAGGCGTCCGCAGTAAATATGGTGAGTTTGAGGTAGATGTCCCACAGGACCGGCAAAGCACCTTTTCCCCTAAAGTCCTTCCGAAACGTAAAAAAGATATTTCGTCAATCGATGAAAAAATCATATCCATGTACGCAAAGGGAATGTCCACACGTCAGATTTCAGATACGATCGAAGACATTTATGGCTTCGAGGTGAGTGAAGGCATGGTCTCTGATATTACCGACAAGTTGCTGCCAAAAATTGAAGAATGGCAGAACCGGCCGCTCTCCGCAGTATATCCGATCGTTTTTATTGATGCGGTTCATTTTTCTGTTCGTGATGACGGCGTGATACGAAAACTTGCTGCCTATGTTGTCTTGGGAATCAATGATGAAGGCAAAAAAGAAATCCTAACGATTGTGATTGGCGAAAATGAAAGCAGCAAATACTGGCTGAGTGTATTAAATAGCTTAAAAAACCGTGGGATACAGGATATCTTGATCCTTTGTTCCGATGGTCTGACGGGAATTAAGGATGCCATCAGCACTGCCTTCCCTAAAACAGAACAGCAGCGCTGTGTTGTCCATATGGTGCGTAATACGTTGAAATATGTCGCGAACAAGGACATGAAAGCATTTGCCAAGGACCTAAAGACGATTTATACAGCTGCGGATGAAAAGGCCGCGCTGGAGCAGGTTGACCGCGTAACAGAAAAATGGTCCGGTCAGTATCCCCATGCCATGAACCGCTGGCATGAAAACTGGGATGCGATTTCGCCTATTTTTAAATTTTCGAAAGACGTGCGGACGGCTTTCTATACGACAAATGCGATCGAATCCTTAAATTCGTCGTTCCGCCGACTGAACCGGCAGCGCAGCGTTTTCCCGAGTTCCCAAGCCTTGCTAAAAGCTTTATATTTATCATCCTTCGAAATATGCAAAAAATGGACTATGCCGATCCGGAACTGGGGCAGAGTCCGCGGAGAATTATCGATCATGTATCCGGAACGGATGCCTGAATAA
- a CDS encoding YibE/F family protein yields MKAVTAIQKKSNHNIHAIRRILIPVILVLLFGMILYKCNQFTKEPLTSTAGQTYERATVTAVTRDNLAEDGNRYGNQQVTVRINSGTYKGKSFSATSPSGQLFGATCKPGMHVIVIFSASSGTQVATVYSQNRIPAILAFIGIFTAAVCLIGGRKGILSIFGLVFAFTAILYLMFPAIYQGVSPILMAVLVSVLTTVVTLGLLNGFSRKTWSAMLGTSFGVAVAGIAAALFGAAAGISGYNVTEIETLSYVGQHSSLQIGQLLFAGIIISALGAVMDVGMSLASAVQEIHEANPSMGRRQLFASGMRVGRDMMGTMTNTLILAFVGGSLTTLVIDYAYNISFYQLINSYQIGIEIMQGVAGSLGIVLTVPITSFIASWLTKRS; encoded by the coding sequence ATGAAGGCAGTTACAGCAATTCAAAAGAAAAGCAACCATAATATCCACGCCATCCGGCGGATCCTGATCCCGGTGATCCTGGTCCTGCTCTTTGGCATGATCCTGTACAAATGCAACCAGTTTACCAAAGAGCCCCTGACTTCCACTGCGGGACAGACCTACGAACGTGCGACTGTCACTGCAGTGACCCGGGACAATCTGGCAGAAGACGGCAACCGATACGGCAATCAGCAGGTAACGGTCCGCATCAACTCCGGTACTTACAAAGGAAAGAGTTTCTCCGCCACAAGTCCCAGCGGTCAGCTCTTCGGGGCCACCTGCAAACCGGGTATGCATGTCATTGTAATCTTCAGTGCCTCCAGCGGTACACAGGTTGCAACGGTATACAGTCAGAACCGGATTCCCGCCATTCTTGCATTTATCGGTATCTTTACCGCAGCGGTCTGCCTGATCGGCGGCCGCAAAGGAATCCTGTCGATCTTCGGACTGGTTTTTGCCTTCACTGCCATTCTGTACCTGATGTTTCCGGCAATCTATCAAGGTGTCTCCCCCATCCTCATGGCAGTCCTGGTGTCCGTGCTGACAACAGTCGTCACACTGGGGCTGCTGAACGGATTCTCGCGGAAAACCTGGTCTGCCATGCTGGGGACCTCCTTCGGCGTGGCTGTGGCCGGTATCGCTGCCGCGCTCTTTGGAGCTGCAGCCGGAATCTCCGGTTATAATGTAACAGAAATCGAAACCCTTTCGTATGTCGGACAGCACTCCAGTCTGCAGATCGGTCAGCTGCTGTTTGCCGGAATTATCATTTCCGCCCTGGGTGCCGTCATGGACGTAGGCATGTCCCTGGCATCTGCTGTCCAGGAGATTCATGAAGCCAATCCTTCTATGGGACGGCGGCAGCTGTTCGCGTCAGGCATGCGTGTCGGCCGCGATATGATGGGGACAATGACAAACACGCTGATTCTGGCCTTTGTAGGCGGATCTCTCACCACACTCGTTATTGACTACGCCTACAACATCAGCTTTTATCAGCTCATCAACTCCTATCAGATCGGCATTGAAATCATGCAGGGGGTGGCCGGAAGTCTCGGCATCGTCCTTACGGTTCCCATCACTTCCTTCATCGCCTCCTGGCTGACAAAAAGAAGCTGA
- a CDS encoding helix-turn-helix domain-containing protein, with amino-acid sequence MGRKPKCTVEEKVAAVEDYLNGTRSVSKIMVDLSINSTRTIRNWILAYQNGGIEALCPVTANHSYSKDFKIEMVQRYIAGEGSVTDLCSRYGIPGHGTLQKWISLYNANKELRDYNPKREVYMAEARRKTTLTERKEIVEYCIAHNRDYKGTASLYDVSYGQVYSWVRKYDADGEDGLSDKRGRHKSDDEVDELAQLRRENLRLKRQLEEKDMMVELLKKVKEFERM; translated from the coding sequence ATGGGAAGAAAACCCAAGTGTACAGTTGAAGAAAAAGTTGCTGCTGTTGAGGATTACTTGAATGGAACACGTTCTGTCTCTAAAATCATGGTCGACTTATCTATAAATAGTACACGAACCATAAGGAACTGGATACTGGCATATCAGAATGGTGGTATAGAAGCTCTCTGCCCTGTCACAGCCAATCACTCCTATTCCAAGGATTTTAAAATTGAAATGGTTCAAAGATATATTGCCGGGGAAGGATCGGTTACGGATTTATGTTCCAGATATGGCATTCCTGGACATGGTACACTACAAAAATGGATTTCGTTGTATAATGCCAATAAAGAACTTCGGGATTATAATCCCAAGAGGGAGGTCTATATGGCAGAAGCACGAAGAAAGACAACGCTAACCGAGCGCAAGGAAATTGTCGAATACTGCATTGCCCATAATCGAGATTACAAAGGAACTGCTTCACTGTATGATGTTTCATATGGGCAAGTGTATTCATGGGTAAGAAAATATGATGCCGATGGAGAAGACGGACTATCGGATAAACGTGGGCGTCACAAATCAGATGATGAAGTAGATGAATTGGCACAGCTCCGTAGGGAGAACCTTCGGCTGAAACGCCAGTTGGAAGAAAAAGACATGATGGTAGAACTGTTAAAAAAAGTGAAGGAATTCGAAAGGATGTGA
- a CDS encoding IS3 family transposase, which produces MTLGKLRNQSKYLTIQHFYEEKHWSINWMCQQLDISHSSYYKWLHRSVPDQEQENIKLAELIKEYDERFCHILGYRRMTKWINHFNHTHYSKNRVHRIMQKLGIHSVIRKKKYRSSTPEATAENLLKRDFFATTPNEKWTTDVTEFKIPGTDKKLYLSAILDLYDRSPVSYVISRRNDNKLVFDTYNKALEINPEAKPIFHSDRGFQYTSKVFQMKLQKQGMKQSMSRVGHCIDNGPTEGLWGIIKTEMFQMYNITDERSLKEALHNYMRFYTYERPQERFGCMTPGEVRQAALEATTPVQYPIAENKRIKKYKAQWCA; this is translated from the coding sequence GTGACGCTGGGAAAACTACGCAATCAATCAAAATATCTGACAATTCAGCACTTTTATGAAGAGAAACACTGGAGCATCAACTGGATGTGCCAACAGCTTGATATCTCACATTCATCTTATTATAAATGGCTTCACAGATCTGTGCCGGATCAAGAACAGGAAAATATAAAGCTGGCCGAACTGATCAAAGAGTATGACGAGCGCTTTTGTCACATCCTTGGATACCGTAGAATGACGAAGTGGATCAATCACTTCAATCATACTCATTACAGCAAAAACAGAGTTCACCGTATCATGCAGAAACTGGGAATTCATTCCGTGATTCGTAAGAAAAAATATAGATCATCTACTCCGGAAGCCACAGCTGAAAATCTTCTCAAGAGAGACTTCTTTGCCACAACTCCAAACGAAAAATGGACAACAGATGTAACTGAGTTTAAGATTCCTGGGACGGATAAGAAACTATATCTGAGTGCTATCCTGGATTTGTATGACCGCAGTCCAGTGTCCTATGTGATAAGCAGAAGGAATGATAATAAGTTAGTTTTCGATACTTATAATAAAGCGCTTGAAATCAATCCTGAAGCAAAACCTATTTTTCATAGCGACAGGGGATTTCAGTATACCAGCAAAGTGTTTCAAATGAAGCTACAGAAACAAGGCATGAAACAGTCCATGTCCCGTGTTGGTCATTGTATCGATAATGGCCCGACCGAAGGACTCTGGGGAATTATCAAAACAGAGATGTTTCAGATGTACAATATCACTGATGAACGTTCCCTGAAAGAAGCACTCCACAACTATATGCGATTCTATACTTATGAACGACCGCAGGAAAGGTTTGGCTGCATGACACCTGGTGAGGTACGCCAAGCAGCATTAGAAGCGACTACTCCTGTGCAATACCCGATTGCAGAGAATAAACGAATTAAAAAATACAAGGCTCAATGGTGCGCCTAA